From a region of the Thiomicrorhabdus sp. genome:
- the gatC gene encoding Asp-tRNA(Asn)/Glu-tRNA(Gln) amidotransferase subunit GatC yields MSLGKTEVEYISRLAAIEVKETEVDDVAAKLSNILDLFSQMQAANTDDVQPMAHPLDQVQRLRSDVITETNQREKLQSVAPATENGLYLVPQVIE; encoded by the coding sequence GTGTCTTTAGGAAAAACTGAAGTCGAATACATTTCTCGTTTAGCCGCCATTGAAGTCAAAGAGACTGAAGTTGATGATGTTGCCGCTAAATTATCTAATATTTTAGATTTATTCTCACAAATGCAAGCCGCTAATACCGATGATGTTCAACCAATGGCACATCCGTTAGACCAAGTACAGCGTTTACGTTCTGATGTCATTACAGAAACTAATCAGCGTGAAAAACTGCAATCAGTTGCACCAGCAACTGAAAATGGTTTGTATTTAGTACCCCAAGTGATTGAGTGA
- a CDS encoding rod shape-determining protein, whose protein sequence is MFRKFMGLFSNDLSIDLGTANTLIYVRGKGMVLNEPSVVSIRTNKRGNNSRSIVAVGENAKLMLGKENQDIQTVRPLKDGVIADFEVTEKMLQAFIKKVHEAKFFQPSPRVLVCVPCGSTQVERRAIRESAAGAGAREVYLIEEPMAAAIGAGMPVSEPTGSMVVDIGGGTTEVATLSLNGIVWSDSVKVGGDRFDDAIIKYVRRNYGMIIGETTAEKIKKTIGTAYHEVNPDTMEVHGSNIAEAVPRRFTLNSNEVLEALQEPLSAIVSAVRTALENTPPELGADIAEHGIVLTGGGALLRNLSTLLSEETGIPVIIADDPLTCVARGGGRALELMDEKGVDVFSFE, encoded by the coding sequence ATGTTTCGCAAATTTATGGGACTATTCTCAAACGACCTCTCTATTGATTTAGGTACTGCAAACACGCTTATCTACGTTCGTGGTAAAGGCATGGTATTAAATGAGCCTTCTGTTGTTTCAATACGTACAAATAAACGTGGAAACAATAGCCGTTCTATTGTTGCGGTAGGTGAAAACGCCAAGTTAATGCTTGGTAAAGAAAACCAAGATATTCAAACTGTTCGCCCTTTAAAAGATGGGGTTATTGCAGACTTTGAAGTCACCGAAAAAATGCTACAAGCTTTTATTAAAAAAGTACATGAAGCCAAATTCTTTCAACCAAGCCCTCGTGTTCTAGTTTGTGTACCTTGTGGATCAACTCAAGTTGAGCGTCGTGCAATTCGTGAATCAGCAGCTGGAGCAGGTGCTCGCGAAGTTTATTTAATTGAAGAACCGATGGCCGCTGCAATTGGTGCTGGCATGCCTGTTTCTGAACCAACAGGTTCTATGGTGGTAGATATTGGTGGTGGTACTACAGAAGTAGCAACACTGTCTTTAAATGGTATTGTTTGGTCTGACTCAGTTAAAGTGGGTGGAGACCGTTTTGATGATGCCATTATCAAATACGTGCGTCGTAACTACGGCATGATTATTGGTGAAACTACCGCTGAAAAAATCAAGAAAACCATTGGTACGGCTTACCATGAAGTTAATCCTGATACCATGGAAGTTCACGGTTCTAACATCGCCGAAGCTGTGCCACGTCGTTTCACGTTAAATAGCAATGAAGTATTAGAAGCATTACAAGAACCTCTTTCGGCAATTGTTAGTGCGGTAAGAACAGCATTAGAAAACACGCCTCCAGAACTTGGGGCAGACATTGCTGAGCATGGTATTGTATTAACTGGTGGGGGTGCTTTGCTTCGTAACTTAAGTACATTACTTTCTGAAGAGACTGGAATTCCAGTCATCATTGCTGATGACCCACTGACTTGTGTGGCTCGTGGTGGCGGTAGAGCCTTAGAATTAATGGATGAAAAAGGCGTTGATGTTTTCTCTTTTGAGTAA
- the gatA gene encoding Asp-tRNA(Asn)/Glu-tRNA(Gln) amidotransferase subunit GatA, whose product MHNLTIKQMSEKLHAGEITSVQLTQHYLDRIAQFDADINAYVTVTPELAIAMAEEADKKLAAGEGELLTGIPVAHKDIFCTDGIKTSCSSKMLDNFIAPYDAHVVTQLKKIGMPILGKTNMDEFAMGSSSESSYYGPTKNPWDLNAVPGGSSGGAAAVIAAGLAPMATGTDTGGSIRQPASFCGITGIKPTYGSVSRFGIVAYASSFDQAGPMTRSAEDAAWMLNAMAGFDERDSTSLERETPDYTAELGQSLKGLKVGVPAEYFEDGLDPDVEIVVVNAIAEIEKLGAEIVEVHLPNKDLAVPSYYVLAPAEASSNLSRFDGVRFGHRCENPKDLEDLYKRSRSEGFGPEVKRRIMVGAYALSAGFYDAYYLKAQKLRRMVRDDFTKAFESCDVIMGPVAPSTAFNIGEKSDDQVSMYLSDLYTIPVNLAGLPGMSVPAGFVNNRPVGLHIVGPYFSEAKLLNIGHQFQQVTDWHKQMPEQYQ is encoded by the coding sequence ATGCATAATTTAACTATTAAACAAATGAGTGAAAAATTACACGCAGGTGAAATTACCAGTGTGCAATTAACTCAACACTACTTAGATCGCATTGCTCAGTTTGATGCCGATATTAATGCTTACGTTACCGTGACTCCCGAACTTGCAATTGCTATGGCAGAAGAAGCCGATAAAAAATTGGCTGCGGGTGAGGGCGAGTTGTTAACTGGTATTCCGGTTGCACACAAAGACATATTTTGTACAGACGGCATTAAAACTTCATGCAGTTCTAAAATGTTAGACAACTTTATTGCTCCTTATGATGCTCATGTTGTAACTCAGCTTAAAAAAATAGGCATGCCTATTTTGGGTAAAACAAATATGGATGAATTTGCCATGGGGTCTTCTTCTGAGAGCAGTTATTACGGGCCAACTAAAAACCCTTGGGATTTAAATGCGGTGCCTGGTGGTTCATCAGGTGGCGCGGCGGCAGTTATTGCGGCTGGTCTTGCTCCAATGGCAACGGGTACTGATACGGGTGGTTCAATTCGCCAGCCAGCATCATTCTGTGGGATTACCGGTATTAAACCAACCTATGGTTCTGTTTCGCGTTTTGGTATTGTGGCTTATGCTTCAAGTTTTGACCAAGCGGGGCCAATGACTCGTTCTGCGGAAGATGCGGCCTGGATGTTAAACGCCATGGCTGGATTTGATGAGCGTGATTCAACCAGCTTAGAACGTGAAACGCCAGACTACACTGCTGAGCTAGGTCAATCTTTAAAAGGCCTAAAAGTCGGTGTGCCTGCTGAATACTTTGAAGATGGTCTAGATCCAGATGTTGAGATTGTGGTTGTTAATGCGATAGCTGAAATTGAAAAGTTAGGTGCAGAAATTGTAGAAGTTCACCTGCCTAATAAAGATTTAGCAGTACCTTCTTATTATGTATTGGCACCAGCAGAAGCGTCTTCTAACCTGTCACGTTTTGACGGTGTGCGTTTTGGTCACCGTTGTGAAAACCCTAAAGACCTTGAAGACTTATATAAGCGTTCACGTTCTGAAGGTTTTGGTCCAGAAGTAAAACGCCGTATTATGGTTGGGGCTTATGCCTTATCAGCTGGTTTTTATGATGCTTATTATTTAAAAGCACAAAAATTACGCCGTATGGTACGTGATGACTTTACTAAAGCCTTTGAATCTTGTGATGTCATTATGGGGCCAGTTGCACCAAGTACTGCGTTTAATATTGGCGAAAAGTCAGACGACCAAGTCAGTATGTACCTATCCGATTTATACACCATTCCTGTTAACTTAGCTGGTTTACCAGGCATGTCAGTGCCTGCAGGGTTTGTCAATAACCGCCCAGTGGGTTTACACATTGTTGGGCCTTATTTTAGTGAGGCAAAACTGTTGAATATTGGTCATCAATTTCAACAAGTGACTGATTGGCATAAACAGATGCCTGAACAGTATCAATAA
- a CDS encoding DUF3465 domain-containing protein, whose protein sequence is MKKLLTLIVISFTLYGLSNNTHSLFQAYADQNITHNQAITHAFKNQQSDIQVQGSGKVIKILADDTNGSQHQRFIIRLSSGQTLLIAHNIDLAPRINRLKKGDTVSFYGEYEWNSKGGVIHWTHHDPRGRHINGWLKHQGKTFQ, encoded by the coding sequence ATGAAAAAATTACTTACCCTTATTGTTATCAGTTTTACACTCTACGGGCTGTCCAATAACACCCATAGTTTATTCCAAGCCTATGCAGATCAAAACATAACCCATAACCAAGCAATCACTCATGCCTTTAAAAACCAACAAAGCGATATTCAAGTTCAAGGTTCTGGCAAGGTCATTAAAATCTTGGCCGACGATACTAATGGAAGCCAACATCAAAGATTTATAATCAGACTTTCTTCTGGTCAAACTTTACTGATTGCCCATAATATCGATTTAGCGCCACGCATCAACAGGCTTAAAAAAGGTGATACGGTTAGTTTTTATGGCGAATACGAATGGAATTCTAAAGGCGGCGTAATACACTGGACACATCATGACCCAAGAGGCCGACACATAAATGGTTGGCTTAAACATCAAGGTAAAACTTTTCAGTAA
- the pstC gene encoding phosphate ABC transporter permease subunit PstC, whose amino-acid sequence MEKIFARLSQVSASLVFVVLIATLVTLYISAKPAIEAFGVHFLFDSRWGVDVANETMPDDSVQENSVLTQKSTTGSAESSSSADEDLDGGINVGDEDLDGGINVGDDDINVGDDDINVPDDDINSDSGDEANSTHTEVFGGAVAIVGTVFSTIIALLFAIPLAMGIAIFLSEIAHPLIAKPVGIAIELLAAIPSIIYGMWGLFYFGPFIASIFGGHSVSLLVAGLVLGVMVIPFMAALSRDAINTTPDVLKEAAYSVGATKFEVIKDVIFPYAKAGIIGSIIISLGRAIGETMAVAFVIGGVFEYASSVTDPTNSIPVVLANSFSESSGVSLASLFYLSLILFVVSFIVIFTAKHYFLRRGK is encoded by the coding sequence ATGGAAAAAATATTTGCAAGACTGTCACAGGTAAGTGCAAGCCTAGTTTTTGTTGTGCTGATTGCAACATTGGTAACACTTTATATCTCAGCAAAGCCTGCAATTGAAGCTTTTGGTGTACATTTCCTTTTTGACTCTCGCTGGGGCGTTGATGTGGCAAATGAAACTATGCCAGATGATAGCGTGCAAGAAAACTCAGTTTTAACTCAAAAGTCTACAACAGGTTCCGCTGAGAGCTCTAGCTCGGCTGATGAAGACCTAGATGGCGGTATAAATGTAGGTGATGAAGACCTAGATGGTGGTATAAATGTTGGGGACGATGATATTAATGTTGGCGATGATGACATTAATGTGCCTGACGATGATATTAACTCTGATAGTGGAGATGAAGCAAATTCAACACATACAGAGGTTTTTGGTGGTGCTGTTGCGATTGTTGGTACGGTTTTTTCAACCATTATTGCTTTACTGTTTGCGATACCTTTAGCGATGGGAATTGCCATCTTCTTGTCTGAAATAGCTCATCCTCTCATAGCTAAACCCGTTGGAATTGCCATTGAGTTGTTGGCAGCCATTCCTAGTATTATTTATGGTATGTGGGGCTTGTTTTATTTTGGCCCATTTATCGCCTCAATTTTTGGTGGGCATTCTGTTTCATTGTTGGTTGCTGGATTAGTACTTGGCGTAATGGTTATCCCTTTTATGGCAGCGTTAAGCCGTGATGCTATTAATACTACCCCAGATGTATTAAAAGAAGCGGCTTACTCGGTAGGGGCAACTAAGTTTGAAGTCATTAAAGATGTCATTTTCCCTTATGCCAAAGCAGGGATTATTGGTTCAATCATTATCTCTTTAGGTCGAGCGATTGGTGAAACAATGGCGGTGGCATTTGTCATTGGTGGTGTATTTGAGTATGCGAGCTCCGTCACTGATCCTACCAACTCAATTCCAGTGGTGCTGGCAAATAGTTTCTCTGAATCAAGTGGTGTAAGTTTGGCCTCGTTATTCTATTTATCCTTAATATTGTTTGTAGTAAGTTTTATTGTCATTTTTACCGCCAAACACTATTTCTTAAGAAGAGGTAAATAA
- the gatB gene encoding Asp-tRNA(Asn)/Glu-tRNA(Gln) amidotransferase subunit GatB yields MSWEVVIGLEIHAQLTTNTKIFSGSSIAYGAEPNTQACNIDLGMPGMLPVLNEGVINKSIALGLALDAEIGRKSVFDRKNYMYPDLPKGYQTTQLEFPIVGKGTLEIEVDGIKKVIGVTRAHLEEDAGKSNHGIVPGMSGIDLNRAGTPLLEIVSDPDMSSAKEAVAYAKKMHELVQYLGICDGNMQEGSFRVDSNVSVRKPGEPLGTRTELKNINSFRFIEKAIEFEIERQIEVIENGGQVVQETRLYDSENDTTRSMRSKEEANDYRYFPCPDLLPVIITEEDIDAVKATMPELPDAKRARFVSQFGLSDYDAEVLTSSRDMAEFFEAVVAATDSKDPKLCANWMTSGFAAALNKDGLTVKDAPVSAEMLAGMITRLMDDTISGKIAKQVFEAMWNGEGTADEIIEAKGLKQITDTGAIEALVDEVLANNPSQVEAYKAGQEKMMGYFVGQIMKASGGQANPGQVNKMLKEKLS; encoded by the coding sequence ATGAGTTGGGAAGTTGTAATTGGTTTAGAGATACACGCTCAGTTAACCACCAATACAAAGATATTTTCAGGGTCTTCCATTGCATATGGTGCAGAACCAAATACCCAGGCCTGTAATATTGATTTAGGTATGCCTGGTATGTTGCCAGTGTTAAATGAAGGGGTGATTAATAAATCTATCGCTCTAGGTTTAGCGTTAGATGCAGAGATTGGGCGTAAATCAGTCTTTGACCGTAAAAACTATATGTACCCTGATTTACCTAAAGGTTATCAAACCACACAGTTGGAATTTCCAATCGTAGGTAAAGGTACTTTAGAAATTGAAGTGGATGGGATTAAAAAGGTCATTGGGGTAACTCGTGCCCATTTAGAAGAAGATGCTGGTAAATCAAACCACGGTATTGTGCCGGGTATGAGTGGTATTGACTTAAACCGTGCCGGAACACCTCTATTAGAAATCGTTTCTGATCCTGATATGTCATCAGCAAAAGAAGCGGTGGCTTACGCAAAAAAAATGCACGAGTTGGTTCAATACTTAGGTATTTGTGACGGCAATATGCAAGAAGGTTCTTTCCGTGTCGATTCAAACGTTTCAGTTCGTAAACCTGGTGAACCTCTAGGAACTCGTACCGAATTAAAAAATATCAACTCATTCCGTTTTATTGAAAAAGCGATTGAGTTTGAGATTGAACGTCAAATCGAAGTAATTGAAAACGGCGGGCAAGTAGTTCAAGAAACGCGTCTTTATGACTCAGAAAACGACACCACTCGTTCAATGCGTTCTAAAGAAGAAGCCAATGACTATCGTTATTTTCCATGTCCAGACCTACTGCCTGTCATTATTACTGAAGAAGACATTGACGCGGTTAAAGCAACTATGCCTGAACTACCAGATGCAAAACGTGCTCGTTTTGTTTCGCAGTTTGGCTTAAGTGACTACGATGCTGAAGTGTTAACCAGTTCACGAGATATGGCCGAATTCTTTGAAGCCGTAGTCGCCGCAACGGATTCTAAAGATCCTAAATTGTGTGCAAACTGGATGACATCTGGCTTTGCCGCTGCATTAAACAAAGACGGCCTAACCGTTAAGGATGCGCCAGTCAGTGCTGAAATGTTAGCGGGCATGATTACGCGTTTAATGGATGACACCATTTCAGGTAAAATTGCTAAACAAGTCTTTGAAGCCATGTGGAACGGTGAAGGTACCGCGGATGAAATTATTGAAGCCAAGGGCCTAAAACAAATTACCGATACCGGTGCGATTGAAGCATTGGTTGACGAAGTATTAGCCAATAATCCATCTCAAGTTGAGGCCTATAAAGCCGGCCAAGAGAAGATGATGGGCTATTTTGTTGGTCAAATAATGAAAGCATCAGGCGGTCAAGCCAACCCTGGACAAGTTAATAAAATGTTAAAAGAGAAGTTAAGTTAA
- the pstS gene encoding phosphate ABC transporter substrate-binding protein PstS, with amino-acid sequence MKKILAVAALAASMSTSAFASTIEGTGASFPYPVYKAWISDYYNATGNKVNYSPTGSGTGIKEISARHVDFGGSDKPLKPSVLKKSGLYMFPTVVGAITFSYNLPGVSDLKLSEKAISGIVMGDIKYWDDAILKQDNPEAKLPHEKILFVHRSDKSGTTFNFTYYLSKMNKTWNKEFGAKKAINWPMENRVAGKGNFGVSTAIETNKYSIGYVDYADAKKNGLQMATVQGNGGKFYAPTTENFVAAAGHATLDPKKDFYSIIAYPESAYPMVAATFILLPNDSKKNKEVTNFFDYSYKHGDKAASDLGYVPLPESVKEKIRGYWSDKGAK; translated from the coding sequence GTGAAAAAAATATTAGCAGTTGCAGCTTTAGCCGCAAGTATGTCAACATCAGCCTTTGCTTCTACCATTGAAGGAACTGGTGCATCTTTTCCATATCCTGTTTATAAAGCATGGATTTCTGATTACTACAATGCAACAGGCAATAAGGTTAATTATTCGCCAACTGGTTCTGGTACTGGTATTAAAGAGATTAGTGCTCGCCATGTAGATTTTGGTGGGTCTGATAAGCCTTTAAAACCATCGGTCTTAAAAAAATCTGGTCTTTATATGTTCCCAACTGTAGTGGGAGCAATTACGTTCTCTTATAACCTACCTGGTGTAAGTGACCTAAAATTGTCTGAAAAAGCAATTTCTGGAATTGTTATGGGTGATATTAAATACTGGGATGACGCTATTTTAAAGCAAGATAACCCAGAAGCTAAATTACCGCATGAAAAAATTCTTTTTGTTCACCGTTCTGATAAGTCTGGTACTACATTTAACTTTACTTACTACCTATCAAAAATGAACAAAACTTGGAATAAAGAGTTTGGTGCTAAAAAAGCGATTAACTGGCCAATGGAAAATCGTGTAGCTGGTAAGGGTAACTTTGGTGTTTCTACTGCAATTGAAACCAATAAATACTCTATCGGTTATGTTGATTATGCTGATGCTAAGAAAAACGGCTTACAAATGGCAACTGTTCAAGGTAATGGCGGTAAATTCTATGCTCCAACTACCGAGAACTTTGTTGCAGCAGCAGGGCATGCGACTTTAGATCCTAAGAAAGATTTCTATTCAATCATCGCTTATCCAGAAAGTGCTTACCCAATGGTAGCGGCAACGTTTATTTTGTTACCGAATGATTCTAAGAAAAACAAAGAAGTAACTAACTTCTTTGATTATTCTTACAAGCATGGTGATAAAGCCGCTTCTGATTTAGGTTATGTTCCTTTACCAGAAAGCGTTAAAGAAAAAATTCGTGGTTATTGGTCTGATAAAGGCGCTAAATAA
- a CDS encoding HAMP domain-containing methyl-accepting chemotaxis protein encodes MFKTIKSKLVGGFSLITVLIVLVAIFSVVKINESSNGFTDYRGMAKTSLLASGIQTNMLMVRMNVKDYLIHPVQKEVDEFQTYYDKTSKLIVDAKKMIQEPKVATMIGDVSKGFADYKADFEEVQQLMQQRNEIVKNGLNLIGPKMEKSLTSVMREEVKLGDFEIVTNSAEAVRTLMMARLYTVKFMENNEQSAMNKVLEEFDNLNSQIWTLKSMVNSEKLTDELQLVSEDIVEYKEKVEQLYKVVNDRNDIVTKKLNVVGPQIAKLADDIKSSMKAEQDRIGPEVQENNKNIIIAMMVSSAVVALIAILIALFLPRSIARGLASIQNALNNISTTGDFSIRADASKEDEVGDMGRAVNSLLVDMQKAIGESNEVIVAISKGDFSKRIASDLNGDLNTLKQGINGSADSIDDTMTQLAHVMTAMSKGEFDVSINSTNVEGKFLEMVQSSSLTLKTLNETISDIINIMTRMENGDFDQRVTVEAHGDLLKLKSGVNNSMDSIEAAMSDIIRIVVAQSEGDLTQTITASYHGQLDTLKQAINTSVARLSDVVAKALDATNILSSAADEVSKGALDLSQRVQEQAAALEETSATMDEMNSAVQGNTDNAQEASEVAQDVQSKANTGVSVMNQTIEAMDSIQESSHKINEIVSLIDGIAFQTNLLALNAAVEAARAGEHGRGFAVVAGEVRALAQKSAEAAKDIKTLIEESVKRIDDGTQLASESGKMLGEINTSIETVSQMIKHIAEASGEQATGVSQVHQAISQIDEVTQQNAALVEETSAASASMNDQANLLSQEMAFFHIGAQNNAFKAPSVLNTSAESISSSTQVSSQKSDKAASEPKKEMKNEQKQTSSDTVETYKSKETGSNGDEWQDF; translated from the coding sequence ATGTTTAAGACAATTAAGTCAAAATTGGTTGGTGGTTTTTCTTTAATCACTGTGTTGATAGTGTTGGTTGCCATTTTTAGTGTCGTTAAAATCAATGAGTCGAGTAATGGTTTTACGGATTATAGGGGGATGGCTAAGACTTCGCTTCTAGCAAGTGGAATTCAGACGAATATGTTAATGGTGCGTATGAATGTTAAGGATTATTTAATTCACCCTGTTCAGAAAGAGGTTGATGAATTTCAGACATATTACGATAAAACGTCAAAGTTGATTGTTGATGCAAAAAAGATGATTCAGGAACCTAAAGTAGCAACCATGATTGGAGATGTTTCAAAAGGATTTGCCGACTATAAGGCTGACTTTGAAGAGGTTCAACAGCTTATGCAACAGCGTAATGAGATTGTGAAAAATGGTTTGAATCTCATTGGTCCAAAGATGGAAAAATCTTTAACCTCTGTGATGCGAGAAGAGGTCAAACTTGGCGATTTTGAGATTGTCACTAATTCAGCTGAAGCGGTAAGAACACTTATGATGGCAAGGTTATATACCGTTAAGTTTATGGAAAATAATGAACAAAGTGCTATGAATAAAGTGCTAGAAGAGTTTGATAATTTGAATAGCCAGATATGGACTCTAAAATCTATGGTTAATTCAGAAAAGCTGACAGATGAATTGCAGCTTGTATCTGAAGATATCGTTGAATACAAAGAAAAGGTAGAACAACTCTATAAAGTTGTTAATGATCGTAATGACATTGTGACGAAAAAGTTAAATGTGGTTGGACCACAAATTGCCAAATTAGCAGATGACATTAAATCTTCAATGAAGGCTGAGCAAGATCGTATTGGGCCTGAAGTTCAGGAAAATAACAAGAATATTATAATTGCTATGATGGTTTCATCTGCTGTTGTGGCGTTAATTGCTATTCTTATTGCACTTTTCTTACCTCGCTCAATTGCTCGTGGCTTAGCAAGTATCCAAAATGCATTAAATAATATCAGTACGACAGGTGATTTTAGTATTAGAGCCGATGCCAGCAAAGAAGATGAAGTTGGAGATATGGGTCGAGCGGTTAATAGCTTGTTAGTTGATATGCAAAAAGCGATTGGTGAGTCTAATGAAGTGATTGTTGCTATATCAAAAGGAGATTTTTCAAAACGTATTGCCTCTGATTTAAATGGTGACTTGAATACCTTAAAGCAAGGTATAAATGGTTCAGCCGATTCTATTGATGACACTATGACTCAGTTAGCTCATGTCATGACAGCAATGAGTAAAGGTGAGTTTGATGTGTCAATTAATAGCACCAATGTTGAAGGTAAGTTTTTAGAAATGGTGCAAAGTTCTAGTTTAACGTTGAAAACGTTGAATGAAACAATCAGTGATATTATCAATATCATGACTCGCATGGAGAATGGTGATTTTGATCAAAGAGTTACGGTTGAAGCACACGGGGATTTGTTGAAGTTGAAATCAGGTGTAAATAACTCGATGGATTCTATTGAGGCGGCAATGTCAGATATCATTCGCATTGTTGTGGCTCAATCAGAGGGTGATTTAACGCAAACCATCACGGCAAGTTATCACGGTCAGCTAGATACCCTGAAGCAAGCGATTAATACGAGTGTTGCCAGATTATCTGATGTGGTCGCTAAGGCCTTAGATGCAACTAATATTCTGAGCAGTGCTGCAGATGAAGTGTCGAAAGGTGCTTTAGACTTGAGTCAGCGAGTACAAGAACAGGCTGCTGCTTTGGAAGAGACTTCTGCAACCATGGATGAAATGAATTCGGCTGTTCAGGGTAATACGGATAATGCACAAGAAGCGAGTGAAGTCGCCCAAGACGTGCAATCTAAGGCCAATACTGGTGTTTCAGTTATGAATCAGACCATTGAAGCGATGGATTCGATTCAAGAGTCGAGTCACAAGATTAATGAGATTGTCTCTTTAATTGATGGGATTGCATTCCAGACTAACTTGCTAGCACTTAACGCGGCGGTTGAAGCGGCCAGAGCAGGTGAACATGGTCGAGGTTTTGCCGTTGTGGCGGGTGAAGTTCGTGCACTTGCTCAAAAATCTGCAGAAGCTGCAAAAGATATTAAAACTCTTATTGAAGAAAGTGTTAAACGCATTGATGATGGTACTCAATTGGCAAGTGAGTCGGGCAAAATGCTAGGCGAAATTAATACTTCAATTGAAACGGTAAGCCAGATGATTAAGCATATCGCTGAGGCATCGGGTGAGCAAGCAACTGGTGTAAGCCAGGTTCATCAAGCGATTAGTCAGATTGATGAGGTAACGCAACAAAATGCGGCATTGGTTGAAGAAACCTCAGCGGCTTCAGCGAGTATGAACGACCAAGCTAATCTGCTAAGTCAAGAGATGGCATTCTTCCATATCGGAGCACAAAATAATGCTTTTAAGGCTCCTTCTGTTCTCAATACGTCAGCAGAGAGTATCTCAAGTTCTACTCAGGTTAGTTCTCAAAAATCGGATAAAGCTGCTTCAGAACCAAAAAAAGAGATGAAAAATGAGCAAAAGCAGACGTCATCAGACACTGTTGAAACCTATAAAAGTAAAGAGACTGGTAGCAACGGTGATGAATGGCAAGACTTTTAA
- the htpX gene encoding protease HtpX codes for MKRIGLFLLMNIAVIAVAMLVMNILGVGNYMQGTSLNLSNLFMFALIFGFAGSFISLAMSKWLAKMSTGAQVITEPRNADEKWLLDTVAKQAQKAGVKTPEVAIYDSPEPNAFATGMTKNSSMVAVSTGLLRSMRQNEVEAVLGHEMAHVANGDMVTMALLQGVLNTFIIFFAKIVAYVVDRVVLKNESEGHSIAFIVVDIVAQILFGILASIIAMAFSRYREFHADNGGAYLAGKENMIAALRRLQTMQPGELPDQMAAFGISAKKSSFGDLFKSHPDLEDRIARLEATPQEQLKVA; via the coding sequence ATGAAGCGTATTGGTTTATTTTTACTAATGAATATTGCGGTCATTGCCGTGGCAATGTTAGTAATGAACATCTTGGGTGTAGGCAACTATATGCAAGGTACCAGCCTTAACTTAAGCAACTTGTTTATGTTTGCATTAATCTTTGGTTTCGCGGGTTCTTTTATCTCTTTGGCTATGTCAAAGTGGTTGGCAAAAATGTCAACAGGTGCCCAAGTTATCACTGAACCACGTAATGCAGATGAAAAATGGTTACTAGACACCGTTGCAAAACAAGCACAAAAAGCGGGTGTTAAAACTCCAGAAGTGGCTATTTACGACTCACCAGAGCCAAATGCTTTTGCTACTGGTATGACAAAAAACAGCTCAATGGTCGCGGTTTCAACTGGTCTATTACGTAGCATGCGTCAAAACGAAGTAGAAGCGGTTCTTGGTCACGAGATGGCTCACGTTGCAAACGGTGACATGGTAACCATGGCTCTTTTACAAGGTGTTTTAAACACGTTCATTATCTTCTTCGCTAAAATCGTAGCGTATGTGGTTGACCGTGTTGTGCTTAAAAACGAATCTGAAGGCCACAGTATTGCATTTATCGTGGTAGATATTGTTGCTCAAATCCTATTCGGTATTTTAGCAAGTATTATCGCTATGGCGTTCTCTCGTTACCGTGAGTTCCATGCCGATAACGGTGGGGCTTACCTAGCTGGTAAAGAGAACATGATTGCGGCATTACGTCGTTTACAGACAATGCAGCCTGGTGAATTACCAGACCAAATGGCCGCTTTTGGTATCTCAGCTAAAAAGTCGTCTTTCGGTGATTTATTCAAGTCTCACCCAGACTTAGAAGACCGTATTGCACGTCTAGAAGCAACACCACAAGAGCAGTTAAAAGTCGCTTAA